In the genome of Daucus carota subsp. sativus chromosome 9, DH1 v3.0, whole genome shotgun sequence, the window aaaatagaacggagcgatatgagaggcgccacctacatgcCCATCGCTTCTcctccataaataatctgtaacaaaatcagattctgaaacttgcttctaatataaccgaaactaaaaaaggtagttctgatttttgatatttttcatccagaaattcaagaaaattagaaaaatagaacgaagcgatgtgagaggcgccacctacaagTCCATCATTTTAGGGTTGTAGTATTGAAAGGGAGGAGGTTCCCTGCAATCTATaggagtatttataggtgcagagagacttgtgtgctattatttcccataattaattttttatatttttcatccaaaaactccagaaaattagaaaaaaagaaCGGCGTGATGTGAGAGGctccacctacacgcccctcgcttctactttatataagtatattgatttataccaagatatataccatatcaattaatctgaaacaaaaaaaaaagtaattttaatttttgatatttctcatccaaaaattccagaaaatttgaaaaatagaacggagctatctgagaggcaAGTAGTTTGTACATATATTATACGTactattaaaactaaaacatatataattttgtacatatattatactattaaaactaaaatattaaaaatttgatctcTGCTATTTGGATCCATGACtatctttaatttataacctATTCTAATGAgtctatttattattattaaaatattttaaatatttcaataaaaacgTATCTTTTCAGAATAATTTTTCATGAAAAATGCTAGGTATCCTAAATAGTGCtatcaaattatattgtcaAATCTAGCTAGTTGGCACTTAACCCATGTATGCACATCAATCACCCAATTAAAATTAGCTATCTGCGACatcatttggaaaaaaaattggggTACTTAGCACGACTcatttttcattaattttttcatgagtttaacaattaatatactttaatagattttttactataattaaaatatgtttaaaaattctcATTGAAACATATCTCGGCCCAATTTTTCATTAGCTTTTTCATTGGCTTAACTATTTTGAATTTATTcaacatgttaaaaaaaattatttaacatatccaataaatatatattaatccacacatatttttaattatttgaaaatctcttttatttgaaaaattcatattattttagaatatttcaatcttcaaaaacattaaatattaaaatatatgttataaattaacgaatattataaatcacccaTGGGGCTACGAGTCTCCTTAATTTATAGACTATTCTAGTGGATCTATTAACTATAGTTAAAGTATGTCTAATCCtgacaataaaaaaaaagaagttaaaGCATGTTTAAATATTCTGGTCGATACATATATTTTTgcctaaatttattttttaatgggCTTAATTAGGAACATATTTAATGGAACTttctattataattaaaatataattaaacattGTCAACAAAATACATATTTCCTGGGACCAAATTTTTATTAGCTTTTTCACGGGTTTAACAATTAAGAACTTATTCAACATGttggataaatatattatttaacatgcccaataaaaatatatgttagaTATGATAGGGAGGTTAATTGAGTTAGAAGAGGGTTTAAATAACTTAATCAccagtttaaaatatatgacaTCCCCTCTTTAAATCATGTATTGAGAGTATAAACATTTATAATGCAGAAGTAaaagaaagggaaaaaaaaataccATGCCTGGTTTGAGATGACGCAACTCCTAACGGATCGGATCCTCTCATCCTAATCCCCTCTTTAAATCATGTATTGAGAGTATAAACATTTATAATGCAGAAGTAaaagaaagggaaaaaaaataccATGCCTGGTTTGAGATGACGCAACCCCTAACGGATCGGATCCTCTCATCCTAATCTAGTCCCCGAGCTCCTTTGAGACTCGATATTTTCACTATAAAAAAAGAGCATAGTCCTTATAGCAGTTGGAGAACCTTGGTACATAACTCCCAACTGCTACCTTATTATAAAATGTAAAAACATAGACTTGTCTTGGAACGTAATTCTCCGCCACTTCTTCAAAGTCCAAGTAAAATCCTTGGCGGAGAAGCAGAAAGAGAAGCCTTACAATTCTACAAATATAAATCATGATACGTAGCCCACTGTTACTACCTCGCTATAAATGTAAAAACCTTCTCATCACTTCTTGAAGTCCAAGAAAATTCTTGATGTAGTATTTGTTCTCCTAAACTTTTGCTAGTCTTGGATGTTAGGATTACGTCCTGGATCTTTCCTCTTGCTCATAGTGGAAACACTACTAACTCCCCACTAAGTACGTATTAGGAATATGCCAATCATGAAGATAAGTCaaaatacttattttatttttatttttatttgaatgtaCCTAATCAATGGATAACATACTATTTGTAGTATCCATTGATCAAATAACCCATCAACGAAATTATCAGTATTACATTCAAACCCCCTTTCTACAATACATTCGGGGACCAAGAAGCATCGATGGCGTCTTGTTTTTCTTTAGATAATGTTCCCTTTTTCTATCTTACACTTTTGGTTACTAGCTTGATGTTCAGCCTTTGGATGGCTATTGACTCCGATATGCCGGGCATATCTCTCGAAGACCATGCAAAAATGTCTATAAATTCTTGtaacaggtttgtcaagctctGACGTACTTGTTATGTTAGGTTTGACCCTATGTTTATTCTTAAAAAATCTTCGTGATATAATATATCAACCGAGCTACCATTGTCGTTCAATATCTTTTTTACAACATTTGTACCAATTTTTGTTGTGATGACTAGAGCATCTTGGTGTGATTCTAATAAGCCCTCTGGGTAGTCTTCGTCAAGAAAGGAGATGACTGATGATGGATTTCGTTTTGGACGCGTAGAAACAATTTCGCATACCTCTCTAGCATAAAGCTTTTTTGAATTATTAGATGAACCCCCCGAGATGAATCCTCCTGATATGACGTCAATAATTCTGTTAATATTCCAACGTTCATGCCTTTCATGTCCTGGGGTTTATTTTCTTCTATAAACTTCCCAAATAAAAGAACTTAATCCTCTCCACCATGAATGGTTTTGTTTATGACAAATCTCAAATCTCACCTTACCCGTGTATACTTGTACATGAAGCATATGATATTTGAGTtcagatataaaaaaatttacctGGTCGAATTACCTACAAAAATTTCTTAATGTATTTGTAATTAAGCAAGAATTTATTGTGAGAAAACAAAATCCTTGATTACAGCCAACCACTATAATAATTACTGTTCTTATAATGGCATTTGGCTTCCATCGAATAAAGGTAGCAATATATACAGAAAAATATTGAGATCTTGAAAAAGTTCGAAGCAATATTAATCACATTAGGACAATATTCTTTTGCAagtgaagtcgaaaacaacctGCAATAAACTTCTCGAATCTTTCTCTACTGGTAGTTTTAGAAGTCGTGAAACCCTTGTATATCCAACATGTTCCTTCAACAAAGATGCGTCACTAACTTCCACTTTCTTCTCATGCTCTCTAAGTTTTGGCCGAGTCAATGCCCATTGCATTGCCCAAATTCCGAGAGGACGCATGTAGCAGATGGATCGGTAATGACCATTCATGTTCCAACCCTCTGGAACTTGAAAAGCATATCTGCAGAGAGAAATGAGTAAGAGAATGGACTTGCATGTAATAAACAATGTCGGCAAAAGAAAGTTACATCATTAGATTAAGCACTAACTAGCAATAACTTTTAAAGGGTTCACTAAGCAGTATGTGCTGCCTTTGGTTTCAGCAGATCATTAATAAAAAGCACCACAACTGCCAAGCATTGATAATGAACATCCTTCAAAACAACTcaatagtatattattattaataatctgTCTAGACATAGATATCAGTCAACATGCAATATGCTGCACGCAGCATACAGATACTTCTACTCAGCGAACCCATGTCTTAGGTTCACTGGTTTTTCCAATAGTTACATTTATTTCCTCCCTTTCCTTCATTTATATGTAGATTTTATCCTTTCTTATGCTGTATTCAAAACTGGAAAAGGTTTcaccaaatttaaaatatgagaaGTTATCATTTTAACAAAGATTAATATTCCAAATACTGCAATTctaaaaattagtaaaattaaaattatgagtaCTACAAATAGCATCCATATCAGTAACTTGGCAAAGAAAGAACTTGTTGTATTAGGAGTAACGCTGACTGGTTGATGAACTGGATAATATTGGTTGTACATAGTAACATGTTATTGGTGATATCTGTTATTTCGCCATGTATATACGCTGTAAAGAATGACAAGGCCATTGAACTTGTCAAGCTAGCAAAATATacgttaaaatgattttttaaaacatGGCACTTAATAGAGTCAAGATTTCTCATTTGCAGTCGATCCATATTTCATTGAAGTGAATAATTAATACTCATTTTTCGTTACCATTTAGTGATACAATGAAACATGAAAGCTATCGACTCACCCTTGTCCTTCTTTAGACCAAGCAGTTTCATATATTCCATGTGCAGTCTGAAATCCCATTTCCACCATACCTTCTTGAATCATAGTTGCACCAACAGAATATGTAACTCCTGTCCAAATTTCTCTCGACTGCATAGATGACATGTCAGGCTCTCCATTGGGTAACATTCCATTTAATGCCCCAAGTTTTCCCCCATGCACCTTGAGGACATTGAAGGTATACACCTTTTCAAGAGCAGATTTTGCCTTTTCTTCACTTACAATTGGTTGAAGACCACAGGCTCGAGCATACCTACAACATAGTTTATTCATGAGTGCACTATAACTGGAAAACGTTCCAAATGGACCTAATGACAGCCAAATCAAGAAACAAACGTTACAAGGCTACACTCAAGTGATTTCATTGAGCTTTATAAATAAGTCAAGCAGGATCACTTGCTTTTATTATATAGGGGTACAAATATGTAAAGAAAAGCTTGTGATTATGCTGGTGGTATTCACGAGTCATAttcttgatatagaaggaaaaACAACACACAAACATCTTTTTATGTGGTACTCGGAAAATCCAGTCATATAACATATTGCAGAATTGTGCCCAGTTCCTTATACAGTTCTACAGAGGAGTCAGGAGcaattcaaatttttgcaaaaataacaTTAGACGTGACATACCATTGTCCCGCCAGTTGATCTGCTTGAATAGATGAACTCGTAGAGCTACCACTGTTGTCATAACTGAAGTAAGAACCATTCCATAACTTATCATAAACCTTTTTTGCTTTCTGAAATTTGGCCCAAAAATAATCCTCACAACCCTTATCACCAACTTCACCTGCCAGAGCTGAAGTAGCTTGCAATGCTGCTACCCATAGTCCCCCACAATATGCACTCACACCAGAGACAGACCATGTATCATATGTCTGATCCGGAAACCCGTCATTTTCTATCATCCCATCCCCGTCTTTGTCAAACTGTTCCATATAAGCCATAGCAATATAAACAGCTGGCCAAACAGCTCGAGCAAACTTTTTGTCCCCAGTTGCAACCACGTCCCTATAGACTTGCAAAACAAATTTTGGATTCAAATCTTTCCACCTGTCAGTATTATGAAGGTTATAGAAATTTACTTCAAACCATGGATCTATCATTCCAATATCATGAGGAACGGCACCAAGAACTTTTCTCGAGACAAAAGTTCCATCATgcaaaagactcattttcctagGATCATGCATCATAACTGCTGCCGCAAAGTCTCTTTGGATGCTGAGCTCAAGTTTTGGAAATAGCATTGTCAAGGCAAAAGATGAGTAGAAATGGACATCATACGTGTTACACATGTGATATTCAGTCCCTTCATAATAAAGAAATTGACCAATATTTTCTTCTCCCTTCTCCAGCAAAAGTGTTCCAATTGCTGAAGTCTTTGACACTGGGCTGTGAATATTCTCGATTACTGAAGTCATTCTTTCAAGAATATCACCAGCTGTATCATTCTGAATGGATTTATCATTGCATTCGGTGTGGTTTGTGGTGGACCTATCAAGGGTAAATTTTCTATCTAGTATGCCTGACAAGCTATGGACTGGAGGTAATCCATCTGCAAACAAGAATATAATATTGATTCACTAGAAGTTCATCCTTTATAAAATTAGAAATCAAGCATATTTGTATGTACCAGTCCAAATTGTCCCCCCAGCATTGAGATAATATAGTTCATTAAAAAGAGTGACAGGATACCTGCAAGAAACCATGAGTAATatcatatttcaaaatatacACATAAGCAAAATGTGAATCAATAGCTCACCATTCAGGAAATCTCTTGTCTTCGAGTATGGGTTTCTGCCATGCTTCTATCTGAGCCTCCCAAAAGTTATGCTCTGAGTTGGATGTAATACAAAAGATATTAAATGACAATTTTGTACATGTCAACAGAAAATACCTTCTGTTGTATTTCCAATATCAAATATCACATAGAGAATAATTATACATCCTCCAaacaacataaataaatttattttgcaaTAATgtagaataataaaaaatcactaCGAACAGTCATAAACCAATACAGTTCACCAAAACTAGTTTGAATTTGTAGGGTTTTTATATAGTTTAGGAAATCTCTAATTTAAATGCTTAATATTCGGGCTACTTTTACTTGTCATTTTACAGTTCACGGTATTGCCAGCAGAActaataaaaaaagatattaagtctttttcttcttctgaatctgCATTCTATTTTGGTCACTCTGGACATCCTAAATAATAATTGTGTCCAAAGATGAAGCACTTATTCCAGAAAGGATGCAGCATCATATTTGCACGCTATCTTACAGAAAGAGGCAGAattctttcaaatttaaccaactatGCCATACAGGAAACaacaaaaaaactaaaaacattaCCAAGAATAGCATCACATGCCATGCTTGTTGCAGCATTCCCGTGGGTACCATAGAATTTGGTGTACCGCCTGTTTAAGATTTATTCCGTTTTCAgaaaatatacacatataatatCTGAACATTGATGTCAGTCAAATTATTCACCTGTTATAACTCTTCCCACTTTGGAAGGTCACTTCAGGACAGTCCCATGCCAATGAAAATGTTACAGTGCGTACTGCATTAGAAGGAATTGTCACAGTAGCTGCAATTGCTGCACCCGTAGATGACCCCAACTCTGTAGGCAGTGCAACTTCAGTGGAACTGAAGCGGTTAAAGGACCCGTGCTATTAAAAAGTAAACAAATCACATTTTGTTGAGGAAGGGCTGCCAACAGCAGTAGAAATGATCACTCCAAAAGGCATTGGACAATAACGGAGATGGGAACAGTGAAAATATCAATGCAGATAAATTTGCGCCATGTAAAATTTTATAGCTACAAAGACTACATATATCTCAGAATCATATGAAAAACTGCAGACTTCTCTTCAACAGAAGAACAGTGTGACTTGGTTATTGTACAATTGGCAGTGGCACAACTTCAAAGTCATGGGTTGGCCTTTTTTCAAAAGAACCTCATTAAAAATCTCAGCAGCAAGCGCTAAGCAAAgcgtcaaatatattatatatggaaACAAAGTCTAGCACAGCAACACGTGTTTGTTGGGCAATCAGAAGGAAATGAACAGCTGAATGAAATATAAAGCGCTGAACTTGTGATAACTGAATTTTGATCTTCTCCAATGAGAAGGCCAAGGGAATACAGTAAATAATACCAGTAAACTGGACATAATTTTTGCAAACGGGAGAAAGAACTAACCTCTTTGATTTCGTTCCACATGTCCTTTGCTGTGATGCCTGAGGAGTTTCCAGATATTACAAAGGAAGGGCACTCAGAGACATGTACATCTTCTGTCTCTTCTGCTGCGATAACAAAAGTTACTGGTGGTAGTCCGTTTGCAGTCCTGAATCAGTTAGGCAAGAGATGTTTTGTAAGAAATATGTGAAACTCTTTCAAAAGATTTAAATATCTTAATTAACttcaaattatatttacttaaataaaaaattgaaacttaCATGTGATGCAGAAGTACACCATGAATTTTGTCATTTGtcctataattttattaaaagtttCGTTTAAAAAATTGTTAAGAAAACCACGAACATGATAACAACTGATCCACGGTGAAATATCTTCAAGCAAAGAATTCCTAAATACAAAGGGCTCCATGTTCTTACACAATTCTCATATTAGAATGCTGACCAGATAATCCAGATAATCCACCAACAGAATTCTGAATCCATTGAGATAAAATGGTGAGTTCTATGGGTTTGTGAAATGTTTTATACAAGCCAAAGCACGAAACTTTCAGATTATATCTGCTGCGGTTGAGATTGCAAGAAGCAAAataaagtgtatatatatacatatgaaaaaCACTTTATGATAAACAAACTCctccaaataaacaaataattaccTCCCACGTAAAAAGCAGGGTCACATCTGCTGCACTTCTTCCTAAATTAGACAGCTGCAAAATTTTTGAGGGACTCTTGAATCAATATAACAGAGCTTTTCCCAAGTAAACTTCCAAATTTTAAGCTGCTTCTTACCTTAAAAGAAAATACTGCTACAGGAAGACTGCTCTCCTTGTAATTGTGGGGGATGATAGGAGAAAGCTGGCGAGAAACTATTCTTAATTCAGGATCAGGCTCACCTGGATTGGGGGAGGGGGGTGGGGAATTGATATTTACATGTATACAatttttaactatatattaCAATCATCAGACTTGATAAACAAATTGAATGTAAAAGTACCCTCATATACAGTCCAAGCCCTCGGGAACAATCCATGATAAGTGGAATTCTTGCCACTTAGATTCCAATCCCAAGATTGCAGCCCCGAAGCTGAGGGGTCCctgtttattaaattgatttcagTGACACTTTAATCTTCTCCTAGCTAACCATTGAATCAGCGGCACAAAGCCCCAAAAAAATGCTGATTGTTATActgaccccccccccccccccccccccaaaaaaaaaaacctaaaacaAAAGGTATCAAGATCTAGAATACATAACAAATGCAACAGTGGCTTACTTTGGCATTTCAGTGCTTCGTGGGCTCAAGACACTGGAGAACTTTTCACCATCTGGACGTGACACAAACACCTGCACAGAAACTTATacgataaataaactatataaactatatcatataatatataaacaataacACATTGTACACATGACAGCATCAAGTACCTATGTAGGTACTTAACTCTTTAAGTGCTTTTAAATAAAAACCTCAAGAGTTGCAAATGATTGTACTTGGCAACCCAGATTCCCAGGAAAAGTAAAACTGGTAGATCTTACACTGCTTTGATTATGCTACCCCGACTCTTTATTTTGCCTAGAGTACCCACGTCGCATACCCGACACTTGGATGTTTATATGGATATCAGAAACCTATTTTGGACCAAAAATATGTAAGAGGTCCATAATATTGCCATGTCGAATACTTGAACACTTCCATCCAAATCCGGGTAACAAAAACTTCAGATATCCCTATATACACTAGGCAGCAACAAAGTGGTTTAACCCGCACTTTCACTCAAAAAAAATCTGGTTAATACACAGTAATTGTAGTCTACAATTACTGTGTATTAATTGTACTCTCCTGGTGGCGCATAAACTTCCAAAATAGTATTGAATATTAACGGTTCTATTAAAAaagttgaattattttaagCCCTTTCCCCTACCGGACAATATTATAAACCGTGTACAATAGCCAACTGCCACAATTCAAATCACATATATCAGGTTGAAGTGTACTTATGAGACCATGCCCTAAGCATGTGGCAATAAGTgtgattaaaatattagtatatcaTATGATCAAGGCAAGGTCTAATCCATGTAAAGTAAGCACACGGTACTTATGTATTTTAACTATATACTTCAGTGACAagctaataatttaaattaaactcCGACTCCTGAGTCCATACAAACTTGGCAGCTTAGTAGCTTATAAAAGAACTCATTAGCTGTGAAAGCCTAAAATCTTCATGAGCACTACATATAATGTTAAACTCGttatcaaattttatgttatgcCGCCTATGGAGTACCATAAGTTAAGTACCTTTTGGAATTGATGTAGCCAGAACTTATAGCTCTCTTAGAATCAGCAGAAGATATCGTTACACTTTGTTTCTACCATACAACTCCCTATACTTCCTCCAAGTCAAAACCTTAGAAAAACCAATGTAACCCTATTTGTTTTCACAATTTTCAgaataaaataatctttattctcAGATCTGAAAGATGATAGTACCAGCACTAAATCATTCTACCCATAGAAACCCAtaatgaaaagaaaatttacaaaataaactaaAACATCCTATAGAAGGGAAATAAATCgcagcaaaaaaaataaattataaaagtagGAAACATACTGAAAATTGATTTGCTAAAACTGGTCTATCTTCACATGTCCTAGGAAATATTTGCCAGCGTACAAATTCACCTTTGTAAGTTCTTCCAATGCTTCCTGCACTGAGATTTCATCTTATAAAACAATAAACTGCTTCAATTGGCCAGGTATATCCTCGAAGATCActccaaaatttattatttttttctagtGGTGAACtgaaatatatgttttaatttatcaaacaatGCAAATACTGCAGGAGCAGTCCCGAAAAGCTATATGTAGTAAGATATTACTGATGAAGGACAAGAATGAAGATGTGAACATAAAAAGGTAAGCTGCTTTCTTAAGCGCAGATAATCACTAGCCCTGAGGTAATATAACCGCAGAAGAGAAGGATTTGTCTGAATTGTAACTCATAACAAGTAAACAATCTCGATTTAGTAATTGAAGTCTTCTAATAGTATATGTATCATTTCTCCTGCATCAAAACTAATTATAGAAACCAATAAAAGGGATGAATTGATGTAAAAGAAGTACAATGCTCAGATGATCAAGTAGGGTACGGAAGGGACTTTGACATATATGATTACATTTAAGGTCCTTGAAACATTGTAAGATCAAGTATTCTGTATACCATAGGAGATTATAGGCCTCTTTAGCTCAGTACAGAATATGCTCCCAGTGTCTAAACTATTTTAAAACACTTCAAATCATGTGCACATACCAATCACAATTGTACTAAATAAAACAAGCATATCGAATTGTAAAAATCCGTAAAGAGTTTTCTGAGCAATAAAATTGAGTGTCTTAACATATTTTGAAAACGATggtaaaaaagaataatatatccTGTAATTAATTGAGTCATCATATTCAGTTGCAAAATTAGATATACAGATTATGCACAATCAGGAAGTCAGAAGGGTGCAAATGAATGTATCAATCAGAATATTTCAGGTATTTTGAGACCTACCCAAGACCACCTAAAGGAACACCCTGACATGATGTAAAAGCTCTCTTTGTGAAGGGGTCGACAAATGTTCCCTAAAGGATGATAGAGTGGTTCAGAATTTTTCCGCGAAGAGAAACATCCAGAAAAGAAAACTTAGTAATTGCAAACATACATTTCCATTGGTAGATTTGTCTCGGAGAGCACGCCATAACCTATACCCAATTGGTGCCTACAAATgtaagaattatattatataggaAAAGAATGATGATAGGACTACCAGAAAAGGCAACGATAGCTTCGCAGTTCAACATATTGAAGTTTCCAGGCCAGTATTGAATCAGTTGTTTAAAGCACAGATGCCAACAATATATACACTGGGAACTTGAGAACCTGGTCTATCAATGTATGAACTTGTTGTAATGCTCATCATAtagtaatttaaaacaaataccAGAGAAATTATCTCTTTCACACTCAGGCTGAACTCTGAAAGTGCAATTCCCTCATCATGCAGTTTCCTCTGCCAAGTCAGGGATGCAGGTTTCCCAGGGTCAACTTTTTCCTGGAAATGCAGTAAAATAAAtgcatttaaaagaaaaaatattcatCAGGATCAGATATATGAACCAGCAACTTAAGTtatgtattaaattttaataattattaaacaaGGCACTGATTTTAAATGTACTATACTAATTTACAAATTTCAGTTTGCAAGAGAGGTTTAATAGGCAAGCTTTGCAAGTGAGGTTTAATAGGCAAGCTTTACAAGTTCCTTTCAGACTATCTTTGAAATTTACACACACAAACAGCAAAATAAACAAAGAGGAGactcaaatgacatgtttggatgaccaaaaaatcaaaattctgAATATGGATTTAATTCAATTCCAAAGCTTTCAAATACAGGCATACAATtagagaatttgaaaacaactcaATTCATGTGATTTGAAAGAATTTCATGTTCCCAAACACAATCTTGAGAGTAAATATGTATGTACACTATATATAATTAGATAGCTAAGCTGGTCTTGCATACTTAACCAACTCATTCATTTAGAGGATCATACTTCTCcgatgtaattattattttttaaaagttcaaaaaaattaatgcaagtagattacaaaattaataactTTATATTCAAAAGCATGTTCTATTTGCTTTTAGTAAACGCATAACATAGTTACATAAAAGAATTACAATCATAACTCGATATATTTTTCATGTAaaactttctttcttttctattttGTCTAATAACCATTTAATTTCCTCCTTTTACttcagtttttaaatatttatatattctagATTGATATACTAACCAAgtattatacttaaaaaaaataccatTTAATAATTACCAAACATATACTTTTGGACAATTATCTTATTCTGGTGAAAAGCTATATGACCCATTCAGCCCACAAATGCACATACAAGTCCATATCCCAATACACAATACTAGTCAGATAGATAGCATTATAGCCTTATAAATACCAATCTTCCCTTCTCTTGGTAATAAGAGGTCGAGAGTTCTTGGAATGTGTGCATGACTATTACATTTATGTCATTGACCGTaaccaaaaaaaacaaactactcACTGATGtcatattatttgtataacAACAGTGCTTGCAAAGGCAAAGTTAGACGTGCAAAAAAGAAGGTAGCTGAAACTGGGAAAATGAAGGCTATACACTTTATTAGCTGTTAATACATCAAGTACCTTATCAGTAAAAGAATCAAGAGAGTCTCTGTCTGCATCAGAACCATTAGCCAATGTCATCCCTGTAACAAAGTCAACTACGTGAGATTAAACCAGTTGCTCATATATCACTTTACTCAAAAATAAACAAACTCCTACGTATACGAAATTTGATGTAAAAAGTTAACACAAATGATAAAGTTAACTCCCTATAACAGTATTTAAAACTTGGTACAAATGACTGCTGAAAAGCAGTAAAAAAATTGATAGTCGTAAGCGCAATAATAGCTAATACTCAAGATCCACATTActctttttctaaaatattgtcACTTTCACATTAAAACTCTAATGTGCATAATAAAGGAAGACTTTCATGAATATCGGCTGCTACATTAAGTTGACTACTGCATAACCTAATCAAATACCACAAAACATAAACTGTGTAATCCccaaacaaattttaattaactgAACATAACAATTCTATTTGACCTCCGATTGCACAATTCAACTAATTCACTTAATCACCTCTCAAACACTACATTATTCCGACACTCAAGTCATCCACCTCTACCATTAAAACACAATCAACGCACCTTATCGA includes:
- the LOC108202707 gene encoding uncharacterized protein LOC108202707 isoform X2, whose translation is MPKDPSASGLQSWDWNLSGKNSTYHGLFPRAWTVYEGEPDPELRIVSRQLSPIIPHNYKESSLPVAVFSFKLSNLGRSAADVTLLFTWENSVGGLSGLSGQHSNMRIVTNDKIHGVLLHHMTANGLPPVTFVIAAEETEDVHVSECPSFVISGNSSGITAKDMWNEIKEHGSFNRFSSTEVALPTELGSSTGAAIAATVTIPSNAVRTVTFSLAWDCPEVTFQSGKSYNRRYTKFYGTHGNAATSMACDAILEHNFWEAQIEAWQKPILEDKRFPEWYPVTLFNELYYLNAGGTIWTDGLPPVHSLSGILDRKFTLDRSTTNHTECNDKSIQNDTAGDILERMTSVIENIHSPVSKTSAIGTLLLEKGEENIGQFLYYEGTEYHMCNTYDVHFYSSFALTMLFPKLELSIQRDFAAAVMMHDPRKMSLLHDGTFVSRKVLGAVPHDIGMIDPWFEVNFYNLHNTDRWKDLNPKFVLQVYRDVVATGDKKFARAVWPAVYIAMAYMEQFDKDGDGMIENDGFPDQTYDTWSVSGVSAYCGGLWVAALQATSALAGEVGDKGCEDYFWAKFQKAKKVYDKLWNGSYFSYDNSGSSTSSSIQADQLAGQWYARACGLQPIVSEEKAKSALEKVYTFNVLKVHGGKLGALNGMLPNGEPDMSSMQSREIWTGVTYSVGATMIQEGMVEMGFQTAHGIYETAWSKEGQGYAFQVPEGWNMNGHYRSICYMRPLGIWAMQWALTRPKLREHEKKVEVSDASLLKEHVGYTRVSRLLKLPVEKDSRSLLQVVFDFTCKRILS
- the LOC108202707 gene encoding uncharacterized protein LOC108202707 isoform X1, coding for MTLANGSDADRDSLDSFTDKEKVDPGKPASLTWQRKLHDEGIALSEFSLSVKEIISLAPIGYRLWRALRDKSTNGNGTFVDPFTKRAFTSCQGVPLGGLGAGSIGRTYKGEFVRWQIFPRTCEDRPVLANQFSVFVSRPDGEKFSSVLSPRSTEMPKDPSASGLQSWDWNLSGKNSTYHGLFPRAWTVYEGEPDPELRIVSRQLSPIIPHNYKESSLPVAVFSFKLSNLGRSAADVTLLFTWENSVGGLSGLSGQHSNMRIVTNDKIHGVLLHHMTANGLPPVTFVIAAEETEDVHVSECPSFVISGNSSGITAKDMWNEIKEHGSFNRFSSTEVALPTELGSSTGAAIAATVTIPSNAVRTVTFSLAWDCPEVTFQSGKSYNRRYTKFYGTHGNAATSMACDAILEHNFWEAQIEAWQKPILEDKRFPEWYPVTLFNELYYLNAGGTIWTDGLPPVHSLSGILDRKFTLDRSTTNHTECNDKSIQNDTAGDILERMTSVIENIHSPVSKTSAIGTLLLEKGEENIGQFLYYEGTEYHMCNTYDVHFYSSFALTMLFPKLELSIQRDFAAAVMMHDPRKMSLLHDGTFVSRKVLGAVPHDIGMIDPWFEVNFYNLHNTDRWKDLNPKFVLQVYRDVVATGDKKFARAVWPAVYIAMAYMEQFDKDGDGMIENDGFPDQTYDTWSVSGVSAYCGGLWVAALQATSALAGEVGDKGCEDYFWAKFQKAKKVYDKLWNGSYFSYDNSGSSTSSSIQADQLAGQWYARACGLQPIVSEEKAKSALEKVYTFNVLKVHGGKLGALNGMLPNGEPDMSSMQSREIWTGVTYSVGATMIQEGMVEMGFQTAHGIYETAWSKEGQGYAFQVPEGWNMNGHYRSICYMRPLGIWAMQWALTRPKLREHEKKVEVSDASLLKEHVGYTRVSRLLKLPVEKDSRSLLQVVFDFTCKRILS